From a region of the Mobula hypostoma chromosome 6, sMobHyp1.1, whole genome shotgun sequence genome:
- the sft2d2a gene encoding SFT2 domain containing 2a, protein MRIQSGCELGHGKMDKLKKVLNGEDSSDDRGALSEVMEGSTLGWGTRVKGFLVCFVAGILCSILGVCFLWIPKKGLILFAVFYSIGNISSIGSTLFLMGPVKQLKKMFEPTRLIATIVMLVCLACTLCSAFWWKKAGLALIFCVLQFFAMTWYSISYIPFARDAVIKCFTTCLA, encoded by the exons ATGCGCATTCAGTCGGGGTGCGAGCTCGGCCACGGAAAGATGGACAAGCTGAAGAAGGTGTTGAACGGGGAGGATTCGTCGGATGATCGAGGCGCCTTGAGCGAG GTGATGGAAGGAAGCACCTTAGGATGGGGAACTCGAGTGAAGGGCTTTCTTGTCTGTTTTGTAGCTGGAATTCTGTGCTCTATTTTG GGTGTATGCTTTCTCTGGATTCCAAAAAAAGGCTTAATACTTTTCGCTGTCTTTTATAGCATTGGGAACATATCATCCATTGGTAG TACATTGTTCTTGATGGGGCCTGTCAAACAATTGAAAAAAATGTTTGAGCCAACTCGATTAATTGCTACCATTGTTATGCTT GTTTGCCTTGCGTGTACACTGTGCTCCGCATTTTGG TGGAAGAAAGCAGGACTTGCTTTGATATTCTGTGTGCTGCAGTTCTTTGCCATGACTTG GTATAGTATTTCATATATTCCATTTGCAAG AGACGCAGTGATAAAGTGCTTTACAACATGTTTGGCGTGA